Within Syngnathus scovelli strain Florida chromosome 22, RoL_Ssco_1.2, whole genome shotgun sequence, the genomic segment TACTTGGCAGGTACTCGTTATGACGCTTAAAAACTCAATTCCTTATTTTTTACGTGCATGctgaattttttttatgcattaggattttttttaatacatcgtCGCCTCGGTTGTCAAGGAAATATCTCTGATGTTATTTCCATCCCATTAGTTATGGATGAGGTGACAGCGGCAGACTGTCGAAAAAGAAATGTTGGGTAATTAGCATCCCCGTTTTCACCTCATTAAACATTTCCatgtcacagtttttttttctctttttgtacTGTTGCATGCCTGATTTGTTTGCATTGATGGCTGTTCAATGTATTTTGATATCTGTTGCAATTTGCTTAGAATGTAAGTAAATATGGATGTGGAATAAAAATGGGGAGGGTATACCGGTGATGCCCCCGCCACATGCTGTGTCCCAAATAGCTAAGATTGTGTTTCAATTATTTTACCATttcaattatatttatttaaaagatTAAAAATGTCGTTATGTATCTatgttttaataatatattttgtgTTAATATCTAGCGTACTATATATAGTGAGAACAATGAGCTCACTTCTCTAATGAAGTGCAGTTACTTAATTTGGCCACAAGAGGTCAGCGCAGTAGAGTACAGCACATGGAACCCTTTTAATAGAACTGGCTCCTGGTTAATGTAAGAGGTAGGTGACCTGAATTTTACTATTTGTTTTATGAAattgtatgatttttttaaaatccaatcAGATTCCAGCCCCTGCATTTTGCTGTATTAatctaatctgcccaggacATCCAGAATCAATTCTGGCAGATGTAACTAAAACGATATAAGCAATTTGATGGGTTTGTTAATCTGCTTTCTAACCCATCCTTACAAGGAAAGAGCGTTCGCCCTTGATGACGTCAGCATTTTATGTGCTCCGATTGTTTTGCCTGAGAAAAAATGTTTCAGGCAAATTCAATCAGCAAAAATCGCCTCAGCATCTCTGGTGAGTATGATTcattttttcaattattttttttcttgatccaGGAAAACAACCTTGTTGAGATGTGAGGAAGGTGACTAAGTGAGAATATCCAGGTCATATTAAATCATTTATTATTcataaacaacaaaacaaaaacccaaCACAAGCCATTCATTCCATCATTTCTTCTCCACGCTGAACTTCTGACCTCACAGAGTTGTGACCCTCGCTTGTCACTCCATCCTTCCCGACAAGAACCGACTTCTTCCGAACGGTGCCGGAGATGACGTCACCAGCTCGTTCCCCTCGCCTGCTGCGTGCGAAGGAGCGAGAGAGGAAGGACGGCTCGCGGCAAAGCAACAAGGAGGAAGAGCAATGGCGACACTGGCTCGCCTCATACCGAGTCCGGATAGCTTCCTCAGCGAGCCTTGGTCTTCATTCGTCGGTGCGGCTCAACTGCGTCTCATTGACGGTAAGTTCCGAAGGTGCGCGGTCGTTGAcgcttgtctttttctttttttttttttacgggcaAAGTGTCAggaagtgcccccccccccctcacctccACCCGCCAAGTGTTCTGTGATTGACTCGCCTCCTCCACTGTCTGTCAAAAGCAGCCAAgtaactgtcaaaaaaaaaaaaaaaaaaaaaagacgagcaCCAAATGGCCAATGGAGAGCCCGACGTGTGGGCCACGCACTACCGAGGCAGCGAGGCGAACATTGACGCTGCGTGTTTTCGGCCCACTTGACTCCTTCAGTGTACCGAAACTATGTTGGAACTATCCACTACTCGGAACTTTGGTAGCTGCTTTTTTTGACAGCGACAACAAGGGGGGCGGGGGAGCGAGCTAACAAGCTAATGCTAACTACTGTGTATACGTGCCCCCCACCCTCCCACCTCCCCAGGCCACAAAGTTTTGTATGCGTCTTTATTTTGGAGTTGATGGTAACATTTTGTTTCCACGCAGACTCGCTTTTGGAGAAGTGCCACGAAGAGCTTTGTGCTGTCAATGAAGAAGGTGAGCGGGAGAACTTGGAGCTGTCGAGTAAGCCGCGTGTTGGAGCACACTCGGCTTACTGGATTGTCAACAAGTCGACCAAAATCGATTGCAGTTCATAGAACAGTCGTGGTTTTTCAAAAATATAAAATCCACTTTGTACTTTTAAGTTAATGTGAACAAGAACAATgcaggtaaaaaataaaattgtgtttACATGTaggtagaaagaaaaaaaattgtttacattttatcAATAtgttaaatgacatttttaaagaGTACAAAAATCGGGCAAAATGTCTTTCAAACTCAAAACAATAGATTAGTCGTCTATTTTTATGACTTTATTCAAATGATATGTTCATAATGTACCGGCAGTTTACTTTACCTTTGACATACAACAAGGAATGACACCGttgtcgagaaaaaaaaaaaaagcttgggcTTTTATTTTACTTGATTCTCTTTTTATCACAGAAAATATGAAGTTGTTACAAATACGGGAAACAAAACAAGCACTCGCACGATGAGAAAAATTGTCCTTTTATTACTTTCACATCATCGCCGCACTTTTTCGGCAGCTAACTTCGCTTTACGACAGCGTAGAAGTAGGACAAGCTAATGGAGAACCTTTTTTGTGATTACCCAACAAATATTTCGTTAAATCAATCACTCTTACTTGATTATTTCATAACATATCTCGTATGGTCCGAATGCTGCACTTTGGGAGTTTCGGAGGAGTTCCTTCACACCTTGTTGGTATAAATACTTCCAGGCGCAGAACGTCACTCTGTTGAATCACCGCAGAGCCGCAGCCCTCGTGTACACACAAATAAACACGCGGCTAGGGAAAGTCTTCACACAGGCTGGTCAAATACCACCCCCGCTTCCCCCCTCCACGACCACACATGCTTAATCTCCAGTCAGAGCCAGAGTGGAGCTTTTTTTCCTTGCTGAGTCTTCTCTTGAAGCTAATAAATGAAGACTTGATatctaaatgatttttttttctagtggtCAAAAGTATGTCTTAAATTTATATGGTGTGTTTCCGTGTAGAGTCGTGAGGAAATCATTGATTGGCCGCTTTGTGTGCTTCTCGCTGCCGTCCTCAGGGATGCTCCACCGCCGTCTGTTTCCAGTGCTGGAGGACTTTCATCTCGTTGTCTGCCATGTCTGCAATCAGGTGGTCACTCCTCGGGGCTTCCTCACACACTACGGTAAGATTAACTCTCTTGAGTATTTTTGCTAACGTTTTTTCACCGGCTCAATCCAAGCCGCAGAATGATCTCAGCGCCTTAATAATGCAACATTTttattcgattaatcgatgGCGTAATCGGTAGACTAattgattctaaaaatattggaTTCAATGAGCTGTTGACCACTGCCGCATTTTGTTTGCTCTCACGAAAAGCCGAGCACTCCAATTAAATCGTACGTACACTCTCATCGGCGCTTGCCGATTGCGACTCGGCTCGCTCTCATCAGCTTgcgagctgctgctgctcccgGCACGTGCTTCAACCTCAACGTCTGTTTGAGGTCGagggctcacacacacacacacacacacacacacgcacacactcgcacacacacacacacacacacacactcgcacacaaactGATTCCTGAGAGAGACGAGCGACACCGGCATAATTGCATGCGCACGCATTCTTACTTTGAGTTTCTCAGCGGAAAGAGGTCAGTGGTATTGTGagggtgcacacgcacacacacagacgcacggTCCTGGCAGCCACTGTTGTTTTGTCCCCGCTTCGACAGCCCAGCCCCCTTCCATGCCTTGTTTGCAGCGGTTCCGCTTGCTGACACGCACACAATCGGGTAGGGTGGGGGAACAACAGGTTTAAAACACACTCGTTATACATGCACACAACACTATGTCATAACAAGTTTAGTTTGGGTTGGAGACATTGCTTGATTACCTTTTTAAAAGTATTGATCAGCGTTTagaacccccgcccccccttctCTCCCGGGCCTTTTCGCTGTGTAAACGACCCAGCTGGGCGTCCTCACCACGCACCCGGTCCAAGCCAATCGGCAGCTGGAGAGGTCGACGGCATCGCCATAACGACGGTCGCCGGCGTGCCCTTGCAGTCGAGTGGCTTAGCGACCTTGCCCGGGCAGCCGTCCATTTATTGTAAATCGGTACACCGAGTTCCCGAGCAGCGCCGGATGAGCTTCTGATGTTCCTACGCTCGCCGAGTGTGAAATAATCTGACACGACGCTAGCTTGCATACCTGCGAAGGCGACTGTGGACTTTGTTCTCTCTGAACACAGCTGCCTCTAAACCTCGGCTTCCAGTTTTGTTTACTCACCTGCCCATCCGCACACGCGTGAAATTAATCATGCCGACAGATAAGCACGCATCTCATCATGACTCGTGTGTATacgcttgtgtttattttttttcttcccccccaccTCTTCCTCTCCGTTTCCTCTGTGTCCCTTCATTCAGGTAGTTGGGGTTTAGTTTCCCAGTGAGAGCAAGAATCCTGGACCGCACCCCTCCCCTTCCATCCCCTCCCCACTCTGCTCCCACAAAGACATGCATAGCAAGAACCGTAAGTGTGAGCTCCTCTTCTCTTGATTTATTCCCCTGCCCGCTTCTGGCTCGTCCGCATCCGCTCGTGCGCGCTGATCAGCTCAGGCTCCAAAATGTATTTATAATTGATGGCCGTGGTGAGTTTGCAGTCGCAGCTCGACCGGGGGTTTTGCAAGGACACCTTTTGACGTCGTTGTGTAAACGCTTCTTTTGTCTGGTTTCAGATAAGCGCCACAGCTCTCCCGTCCCTTCGAGGAACCCGCTGGTTCTCATGAAGGCCAAAGCCCCCGCCATGGCTGGCGGTCCCGGGGACGGCCTCCCCTTCCGGATCCCCAAAGACTACCCTCACTCGCGCTTCAGGAAAGCACCACTCGCCGTCTATCCTCCAAAGGGAATTCGGAACAAACCATGGTTAGCacctattattattttgttgaaaTGAAAAGAGCAACTTTATCAATTCTCCGTGCGGGAGTCTTTCAGCGTCGTCGCctcgatattttatttttaccaaaaatatttgaaaggtACATTTAAGGAGGCCCATTTTTtggtttttaaattttattatttttagtttGAAGTCTGCTTTGTTGCAGAAGGAAGCTCGGAAGGTCAGTTGACGATCGGATACATTTCGGATAATTTGCCAAGTCGGCTCGTTTGCTTTTATTGCATCACCTCTGGCCTTTGAAATAAAGTTTCGGAAGATGATGCAATCATAGCCGTTAGCTTTCTTTTTCCGCACAAATGCTGGCTTGTCCAAATGAAATGACGCCCGGCCTCTTCTTCCCTCCAGCGTCTCTCTTCCGGTCGTGAGCTTGGAGAAGATGCCGTGCCTCAGCCGAGCAAACTCCACCTCCCAAGTCCGCCTCGCCACCCCCTCGTCCTCGCCTTCTTCGTCCCCCCTCAAACACCCGCTGCCCTCTCCCACCGCATTCCCCAATGAGAAGATGCGCAACGGCGGGCCGTCCACGCCGCGCTCCTCGCCGTCGCCTCTAGACGGGCGCTCCGGCCCAGCGCGCTCCCCTCTcgaccgccggccggcctcctcgTCGTGCCCCTCCCCCTCTCCCGCTCACAGGCCGCCGGCTCAGCTGTCATCGCCGTCACCTTCAGAGAAGAAGAATCAAAATGGCACCAAGGCTTTTTCTTCCAGACTCTCAGGTCAGCAGTTGTGCCGTGTTTGTGCCTTCACGCTGCAGTGAATTTGTCTCCATGAGCAACTTTGCAGAGGAATTCCTGCGCTTGTGTACGCATGCGCGTCATCagttcacacactcactcattcTTATCTCAGCAACGTTTGGAGAGCGTCCAAGCTTGAATATTTGGCTGCAGACAAGATGGCCAGAGGGAGACTTTCCCTCCTCTTTTCACACATTCTCACTCTCCCCTGCCCCCCTCTGCCAGATTTCCAATCTGTTAACTACTTTTCTTAGAACTATACTCAAAATGtctgacttttaaaaaaatctgtccCCCCCCCTCTTCAGCTATCTTTCTCTTCTCAGGTCCATATTGTGCTCATCtttcagcctttcctcagttctTGAGTCATGATTTgatatttttaataatttattttctctTTGCTGTTGCTGTTGGCACAGGAAAAGCACAGAGGCTTCgctagtgtgttttttttaaatctttttttttttagggggggtgcTTTCAGTTCTCACTTGTTGACACACGGGATGTCATGAAAGTCACGAACGAATTTGGAGTTTAAGTCCAAGTGGTTTATTGTCAAACTAGCTTGTTCTTTTCTCATATGAGTTGCAGCAAGTAAACCAGATGCAGATGGAGAAATCGTAAATGCGCTCATTGTGACAgtcgtttgtttattttttcccaGGAAGAGTATTTGACCCGAATAAGCACTGTGGCGTCCAGGACCCTGAGACCAAACAGCCGTGCACGCGTTCCCTCACCTGCAAGGTATTGTAAATAACAGATGTCAATGTGTCTAAATGAATCACTTTTAAATTTAGGCATCAAATGTTCCTTCTTCTTTCAGACTCACTCCCTAACCCACCGCCGAGCCGTTCCCGGCAGGAGGAAACATTTCGATGTCCTCCTGGCCGAACACAGAGGCAGAacgaaggagaaggagaaggacaAGAACGGCTGCAGTCCAAGTGTCACCTCGCAAGACGTCGCTTCTCCCAGCAAGCTGCACTGCCCAAACGGACGCCCTCTGTCCACGCTGAAATTAAAACTGGCAAACGCACACATCCCCAGGTAAGAAGAGGGGGAGTCTTGCTGTTCACGGTCTCCCCACCAGGGGGTGCTGTAAACGAAAatgtatgtgatttttatttatttttttacacttgcagataaaataaaaaaaattacgtgACCAAACTCAAACCAGTTATAGCTGAAATCATcattaatataataattatgTTTTGTAACTACTCCAGGGTTCCAGGCACCGCCACTTCCATGCCTCAGCCTCCACCGCCAGCAACCTTTCCTGCCCCAGCACCCGTCCCACCCTCCCACCCGGAGCTTTCACCTCAGCCTTGGACGACCACATCCAGCGGGGATGGTGATCGACTCTCCAGCGACGAAGGCGACGCACCGACTCCCGAGGATGCGCACGGACCCGCCATTCACGTTTCGAACCACCATCCTCAACCTTCCGGGGTGAATACAAATTTATTTTGAAGCTGCTGACATTTTAGCAGTCAATGACATTTAATATCAGTCTGTAATTTCTCATATtttctttcccgccttttctggACGCAGGTTTGCATTTTCAGCAGCAGGCTGATGGGACGAGGCCACTACGTGTTTGACCGGCGGTGGGACAGGATGAGGGTGGCGCTCCAGAACATGGTGGAGAAGCACCTCAATGCACAAATGTGGAGGTTGGTGTGTATTCTCCTATCTCTTTGTACAGTAGATAATTTCTTAAATCTTTAATTATACAAAGCTCATTCAATTAAAAGTATGAAATAGTTAATTAAGATGGTGACCAGGAAGACAAAGGTTAAAAGAGAATTCAAACAATATGGTCAAATGAATTGACTAGAGATGCTTGAAAGGGTAATTTTATTCTGAAATGTCAAAAATACTTGTAGAAAggagcagaatttttttttttattctaatccTTAATTAATTCTAATCTTTATCATTCCAATTTTGTATCCATGTAAATATGCCAGCCTTTTTAAACAGGcaactatttattttttgatgACATTTTAGGACTGTTTTTATTACATGTGGTTATATTCAGAATCACAAGGTGGTTCTTGGAAAAAGTATCTTTGGTCTTCTAAAAATGTTGAAAGCCCTCCCTTTAAAGAAACCTTGTGCATCTTGTTCCAGAAAGGTTCCTCCAGCTGCTGAGAGCCTGCCCACCCTTTCACCCTCTGGCACATCCCAACAAGCGCCCCCTCCCTCTCCCACGTCGGACACTTCCTCCCTTTTTACCGCTCCGTCCGGTCCCTCTTTCCCTCATGCCGCGTCATCACCCGGAGCTTTGACTTTCAGAGATGCCCCTCAGCCTCATGCCACTCTGGGCGCACCCCGCCACAGCGCGCACAGGGCCAGCCGCCCCACCAAAGAGAGAGAGGACTCTATAGCGGAAGCAAGGAGGAAAAACTCTTCCTACGCCTGCTCCTTTCGGAACGGGACCAGCGCTCACGGAGTATCGGCGGGGCCGGGTGCTAAAAAGGGACACAGTCGGGCGGGGAACGGACTTTGGGGCTACAGCGGCCACTGGCTAACGAAAGCTGACGGCACTCAAGGCCAGAACTCAAATAACAGGTAGGTGGAGGTCTGCAGCGTTTTTTACGTCAGGATCCAGTTAGAGCTCACTAAATGTCATCAAGTGCAAATTCCCCTCGTCTGCTCcccagtgatcttggcagcaccAATATATCCTACTCATCCAGCAGGGAGCTGGCAGCCGCTCCCTCCCCCGGAGCCTTGAATTACGGGCAAAAAGCCgaggggaggaagaggaagagtgcCGGCGCTTACGAAGGGAAGACCGGCAACAAGGTGAACCGGCTGGGAGCTGCCGACGGCTTCTTTGGGAACCGGAACGACAGCGAGTCCCAAAGACAGGTAGGCTatcttttcatttaaaaaataaaatgcagcaAACCCAcagtttaaaacaaaaaaatagcaatAAAGGTTATTGTTAAACGCAAAACAGAAGAAAATCAAATGTATATTTAAAACGACAAAAGGTTAAGCGAAACCAACCACAAGCacattagcttaatgctaatgtaTAATGTGAAACACCTTAGACGGGCTGACTGAAATTAGCATCAATGGTTAGCAACATGAACAACAGGAGCTTTGATTTTATATCCTTGCTCTTATGTCAGATTTTACAACTAGTTGCATATATTTTATATCAAAAGCTTAACAAATG encodes:
- the atxn7l1 gene encoding ataxin-7-like protein 1 encodes the protein MHSKNHKRHSSPVPSRNPLVLMKAKAPAMAGGPGDGLPFRIPKDYPHSRFRKAPLAVYPPKGIRNKPCVSLPVVSLEKMPCLSRANSTSQVRLATPSSSPSSSPLKHPLPSPTAFPNEKMRNGGPSTPRSSPSPLDGRSGPARSPLDRRPASSSCPSPSPAHRPPAQLSSPSPSEKKNQNGTKAFSSRLSGRVFDPNKHCGVQDPETKQPCTRSLTCKTHSLTHRRAVPGRRKHFDVLLAEHRGRTKEKEKDKNGCSPSVTSQDVASPSKLHCPNGRPLSTLKLKLANAHIPRVPGTATSMPQPPPPATFPAPAPVPPSHPELSPQPWTTTSSGDGDRLSSDEGDAPTPEDAHGPAIHVSNHHPQPSGVCIFSSRLMGRGHYVFDRRWDRMRVALQNMVEKHLNAQMWRKVPPAAESLPTLSPSGTSQQAPPPSPTSDTSSLFTAPSGPSFPHAASSPGALTFRDAPQPHATLGAPRHSAHRASRPTKEREDSIAEARRKNSSYACSFRNGTSAHGVSAGPGAKKGHSRAGNGLWGYSGHWLTKADGTQGQNSNNSDLGSTNISYSSSRELAAAPSPGALNYGQKAEGRKRKSAGAYEGKTGNKVNRLGAADGFFGNRNDSESQRQAKLHH